The Peribacillus simplex genome contains the following window.
CATCATTTACTATCTTAATATACAACAACTTAAATTCCAAGTTTCCCTAATAAATCTCATATTATTGAAATAAAGAATGAATATTTTTTAATAAATAAAAGAGCAGCGTCCCGTGATAAAGCTCGGAATACTCCTCTCATTATTATTTGTGATGAACCAATATGTATCGTCATTAGTCCCAACGTTAAAAACATAAATATATTAAATGGAATGACAAAAATAGCTACTGTACGCAACTCCCCAAAGTGAATAAGTCGATATTGAATTTGATTTACCCTATTCCATTTTGATAAAGGTTCATCACTTCTTAAGGTGTTGCAAATAATTGACTGCCTATTGGATTCTCCAGCACACTTAAGAAAACAATTAGAATAAAGAAGATCCTGGCCAAGATCGACTCAATCGTTTTGCCCGCTGATATTTTAATTCCAATCCAACACCAAACATGATAGCTAATAGTCCAAGCAAAAAAGACCACCAAATTGATGATCTTTTAGGAATTTCTAATTTTCAGCTTATCCTTTAATTAACCGGACATTTTTTCCGAATTTTGAACCTGCCCTTTTCAAATAAAGGAGTACGGTTAAGAAAATGACCACCTCTGATAAAGGAATGGCCAGCCATGCAGCATTCGTCCCGAATATAAGCGGCAATGTCATCAGGAATATAAGCATGAAAATGAATTCACGCCCAATCGTGATCCAGGCTGCCATCTTCACTTGCCCTATGGATTGGAAATAGGTCATCATGACAAAGTTGACTCCCATTAGGATATAGCCGCTAAAGAAGATCCTAATCCCACTTGTTGCAAGTTCTTTAACATCACTTGAAAAATCACCGAATAAATTCACGATGGGAGAGGCCGCAACCTGTCCCAGGAGGGTAATGGATATTCCCGCACCCATTGCCGTGAAAATGGCAATGCGGACCGTTTCCCGCTTCCTCTTTTCATCTTTTGCACCATGATAATAACTTACAAGCGGCTGGATTGCCGATCCTATGCCGAGAAACATCAACAGCATGACACTATGGGCATAATTCACAATCGAAAATGCAGCTAATCCATCGGTGCCTGCAAGGCGGGAGAACGCATTATTATGAGCGATGGTAAAGACGGATACACCTATTTCCGCTAAAAAACTAGGAAAACCGATCATCATCGTCATCATGAAAAGTGACCTTTCAAAACGGAACTTGACGAGACGAAGCGTATTCCTCTTTGTGAAGAAATGCAGGCTGAGAACCACTATCCCCAACGCGGCTGCAATGATTGTCCCATATGCTGTCTCACGCACCCCTAATTCAAGTACGTAAAGGATAATGAAATTCAACACGAAATTCGAAATGGCTGTAACGATAAGGGAGGCCATGGCCAAATTCGGATTGCCATTGTTCCTGACGAATATGCTTAAGGTGTTTTCCAACGTGAAAACAAAGCCCAGCATCAAGAATACATTCATGTAGTCCGTTGCAAAGGGAGCGGTTGCCTCATTGGCTCCTAGTGCATAAACAAGCTGATGGTGAAAAGCGTAGGCAATCAGACCAATGATTACGGTGAATATCGTAATCAGGATGATGGAATGGGTGAAAATAAAACGTGCACGACCATAATCCCTTGCACCCATGCTTTGTGAGTAAAGTGTCGCGCCGCCTACTCCGATCCAAATCGACATCGCTACGAAGATCGTATAGATGGGCCCTGCGATATTAACTCCTGCAAGGGCAACCGATCCAAGTTTATTGCCGACCATCACGCCATCGACAACAAAGTTCAATGCCATCAATACCATTCCGATCATAGAAGGAATCAGATAGCGAAGAAAGACCTTTCCCGTCGAATCCACCTCAAGTAGATTTAGTTGTTGTTTTTCTCTTAATGACATGTATACCATCCCCTGCTATTTTACCTTACCTTGAAATCCCTCTCCAAAAAATGGACCATGACGCCTCAAGTTTTTCTGCAACCCGCTCTGGATTATCGGCATAAACCAATTCGACCATGATGGCCACGATGATACCTGAATACGCCAATGTCAGGGTCCGCGCATCCCCTGTACTTAAAGCCCCCTCTGATGTCCATGTTTGGAATATCTCTTCCATTAAGGCTTCCTGTTGAACCAGGAGATCATCAGTCTCCTTCTGAATTTCATTGTATAGATGTGTTGGCGGAAAGAATCCCATGCGAAGCCAGAACTTTAAACTCTCCACCTCTTGGAACATCTTGATCATTTCTTCCAAGAATCCGTATAGCGTCTTTTCCGGATCGCTTTTGCGCATCATATTGAAATACTCTTTATAAAACGAAAGCTCCATTTCCTTGGCGTCCTTAAGGACAGATAAAAACAGGTCGTCCTTCCCTTTAAAGTGAGAATAAATGGATTGTTTCCTTATTCCGACATCTTCTGCAATTTGGGAAAGTGAAGTCCCCTCATAACCATGAATCGTAAAATATTTAAGTGCAGCCTTTTTTATTTCATCGCTTTTCATAATAACGTTCACCTTTCATTGCCAATTTTCTTTTTTGTATTTCTGATAAACCTATCATAACCTAACGAACGGTCGTCAGGAAAGTTTTTATAGAAATGCTCTGTTTAATTTTTACGCAATGTCGTTTTAAAACAGTTGCAGAATTTATC
Protein-coding sequences here:
- a CDS encoding MATE family efflux transporter, whose protein sequence is MSLREKQQLNLLEVDSTGKVFLRYLIPSMIGMVLMALNFVVDGVMVGNKLGSVALAGVNIAGPIYTIFVAMSIWIGVGGATLYSQSMGARDYGRARFIFTHSIILITIFTVIIGLIAYAFHHQLVYALGANEATAPFATDYMNVFLMLGFVFTLENTLSIFVRNNGNPNLAMASLIVTAISNFVLNFIILYVLELGVRETAYGTIIAAALGIVVLSLHFFTKRNTLRLVKFRFERSLFMMTMMIGFPSFLAEIGVSVFTIAHNNAFSRLAGTDGLAAFSIVNYAHSVMLLMFLGIGSAIQPLVSYYHGAKDEKRKRETVRIAIFTAMGAGISITLLGQVAASPIVNLFGDFSSDVKELATSGIRIFFSGYILMGVNFVMMTYFQSIGQVKMAAWITIGREFIFMLIFLMTLPLIFGTNAAWLAIPLSEVVIFLTVLLYLKRAGSKFGKNVRLIKG
- a CDS encoding TetR/AcrR family transcriptional regulator; the encoded protein is MKSDEIKKAALKYFTIHGYEGTSLSQIAEDVGIRKQSIYSHFKGKDDLFLSVLKDAKEMELSFYKEYFNMMRKSDPEKTLYGFLEEMIKMFQEVESLKFWLRMGFFPPTHLYNEIQKETDDLLVQQEALMEEIFQTWTSEGALSTGDARTLTLAYSGIIVAIMVELVYADNPERVAEKLEASWSIFWRGISR